The genome window AAGACGACCTTTCGAAATTTCGTTTGCAGAAGATAAGAGCTGTTTAATGACATCGCTTCTCTCTTTGGGCGGTAAATCGGAAAGTTTCTCTAAAACTTCCACCCAGCGAAGCCCTTCATTGCCAATGTGAGTAAGTATTCGACTCGTTATTGCTTTCACACCTTCTAAACGTTCAGTTATAGTAATCGCATGTTCTGTCTTCTCAGAAAATTTTTTCCATCGTGTTTTGTGGGTAGGTGTGCAAATATCATGGTTACGTGGCATTAAACTAACCAAAAGCTTCCAACCAATTTCGGGTTCTCGCCCTATTAATGTGTCTATAACTTTCAGACGTTGTTCTATTGGGGCATATGTATGAGGAAGCCACAAAAGAAAAATGTCGCGTAGGCTATTAATTGGCCTATTGGTGAGTTTTCCTCCCGGGTCGAGCTTTGCTAGTTTGCCCAGGATGAGTGCTACACGTCCAAGCAACTGTGAACTCCAAGCCAAACCTTCTAATGCCCACAGTAAACTAGGGTGAGCGCTGGATGAAGTTATGAAACCTTCTGTCTCAGAAAACATACCCATAATAGGTGTATCTTCATGAAAAATTGACAATTCCGCTGCTTCCAGAAACGAAGAGGGAGACGCCTCAGCAATAAGCGGAAGAATGTCAGAAAGAGAATACCAGAGCTTCCAGTCTGCATCATTGAGCAATTCTCTTACTATGTTATCAACATACGCCTTAGCTGTTGTCGATACAGGTATTCGTATATCATCACCAAAGACAGCCATGAGAACAAGTGTCTGGGTAATTCCTTCACGTAAAGTTTCTGAATAAAACATATCCTTCCCGTACACTGATGCCGACCACCGTTTTTCTGGTTCAAGGTCAAGAGCGGGGTTTATACTTCCAAGAACTTTTAGGGCAACCATCTTAAATGTTTGAAGGTCTGCTTCGGTTAGAAATGGACCGAGTGCAAACCAGCAGTCTAAGGGCGATACTAGACGCCACCAATTACCGATTTTCAGTACTGGAGAATCCGGCTTGTGCAACCATATTGATAATATCTGAGAAAATGATTCATAGGATTTACTTGCAAGTTGACTGATAATTTCTTTATCTCCTTCCTTTGCTTCTGTCCAGCGACCTGCCAATAAAGAAGGGATGATATCTCGTACCGAATCTAATTTAGCCCATTCGGGCTGTTCAGATATTTTCGCTAACCTTCTGCGGAGAACAGTGAGGCTTCTGCCTGTCTCTGTAGAATATTTTTGGGCATCTGCTTCTGATAACCCCATCTTCTTCAGCGCATCAATAAATGCCTCCCGTCCAAGTCGAAAGAGCTCAATTTTTTCCGAAGTAACCTTATTGTCAGGACCTAAGGGGATAAAAACATTATGTCCTTTTTGTGTAGCTTGAGGAGTACCTTCAATTTCTTCAAATCGTGGGATAAGCAACAATCCTGTTCTTCCAGTTACAGTCAGGTGTCTAAAAGATTGAGAATCCTCTAAAATAATGGCTCTTGACAAGAAAAACTCTCTTTCAATTTCTGGCAGAGTATTTATCACTGCTGACAGAAATGCTATGGCTTCGTCACTGGTTGCTGCTTGTATGGCCAACAGTGAAGGAGAAGAACTCAGTTGCTTTCGAACTGATTCAACCTCCTTGTCTCTACCTGCTAAAACTACTCCTGGCGTAAGAGGAGGATTAGACATTGAACTCCATTCTTTCCAAAAATCCTCAAGCGCCATGACACCTTGTGGATATATTGCTAAATGTCTGGCTAACCAAGCGCCAACAGCAGGAGCATGTTCAAGCCATTCTTCTAACACTCTCGCATCATAAACATGTACATCTTTCCAAAAGCCCTCGTTTCTCTTTTCTTCACACCATTCATCTTTTTCTGACCAGATTCTTGGGGTTACTAACACAAAAGTTGTTTCCTTCGGATTAATTCCCAAAGGGTCTTTTTTTCGTTTTTCATAATCTTTTTCTGCTTTTCCTTTAATATCCTGATTGGTTCCAATTTCCCAGACAGAAAAACCTTGAGGAAGGTATTCTGTACCTACCATCGTTTCAAGAATCCCATCCCAGCCGGGATAAACAACACTATCTCTGGCGGGGAAATTAATATGAGAAATACTTTTCGCAGTTGCCTGTATAAGATGACGGATTACAAGGGGTAGGTATCCTTGGCAATCTCGTCTTGAAGCCCAATTTTTTAGATCATTAGCATCAATCCATTGCATATTAAACTGCACCTCTCTTAGTATGGCGTCCGCAATGTTGATAGCAGACAAAAAGATAAACTCTTCTGTAATTTCTTTTCTTTCTTCAGTGCCACTGTATCATATTATGTTCACAGCTTATATCACGTTGTGCCCTTAGCACACCACCCAAATTGACCTCATTATCAAGAAGGGAATACTCTTTCTCACATCCACAAATTCCTATCTAAACTTCTGTATTGAATTGCCTCAGATATATGCTGGGGCAGGATATTTTCTGCGCCTTCTAAGTCCGCTATGGTGCGGGAGACTTTGAGGATGCGGTCGTAGGCGCGGGCGGAAAGGCCAAGCTTGGTTATTGCCATTCTCAATAGCTCTTTGGATTCATCATCGATTACACAGTATTTCCTTATCTCCTTGGACTCCATGTGTGCATTGCAGAAGATATGTTTTTCATCCTTAAATCTCTGCAACTGGACTTTTCGGGCTTTGTTCACTCTTCCCCTTATGACCTTGGATTGCTCCCCGGTTGGCTGTCCGGACAGGTCTTTGAATTTAACTGCTGGGACCTCGATATGAATGTCGATCCGGTCTATTAAAGGTCCGGATATGCGGCTCATATATTTCTGGATCTGCATAGGGGTGCAGGTGCATTCGTGGGCTAAATCGCCGTGATAGCCGCAAGGGCAGGGGTTCATTGCGCCGGCAAGCATTACCTGGGCTGGGTAGGTCAAAGCCATCGAAGCTCTGGAGATGGTAACTTTTCCATCTTCCATCGGCTGTCTTAAAACCTCTAAGACGTCTTTGTGAAATTCCGGCATCTCGTCCAGAAACAAAACCCCGTGATGGGCTAAACTCACCTCGCCCGGACGAGGAATTCTTCCTCCTCCGATCAAGCCGGCATCACTTATGGTATGATGGGGTGAGCGGAAAGGGCGGGTGGCAATTAGAGCTGTATTTGGTGGCAATACTCCTGCAACTGAATGGATTTTGGTAGTCTCAAGCGCTTCTTCTAAGGTTAAATTCGGAAGTATAGTCGGAAGCCTTCGGGCAAGCATAGTCTTGCCTGAGCCAGGGGGACCGATCAGGATTATGTTATGCCCTCCTGCTGCCGCAACCTCCAAAGCCCTTTTGGTATGCTCCTGGCCTTTGACGTCTGAGAAATCTATAGGATACTCCAGTGACCTTTCAAAAACCTCCTGGATGTCAATCTTAAAAGGCTCGATCGTATTACCATTTTCCAAGAACTCAATTGCCTCTCTCAGACACTCGACAGGATAAACGTTGAGCTTTTCCGCCATAGCGGCTTCTTTGGCATTCTGCTTAGGCAGAATCATCCCTTTAATTCCGCTCCCCTGGGCAGATAAAGCCATTGGCAGGGCACCGTGAACAGGCCTTAAGGTTCCCTCTAAGGAAAGCTCACCTAAGATTATGTAATCATCAAAATTCTCCCTCTGGATCTGTCCGGTAGCTTTTATAATCCCGATAGCTATCGGCAGGTCAAAAGCAGAGCCTTCTTTTTTGATATCTGCAGGGGCTAAATTTATGGTAATCTTCTTGGCAGGGAAATAATACCCGGAATTTTTTATGGCAGACTGAACCCTTTCCTTGCTCTCCTTAACTGCATTATCTGGAAGTCCGACCATGGCAAAGGAAGGAAGTTGTGGAAATAAATCTGTTTCCACCTCGACTACGTAAGCCTCGATTCCTAAAACCGCACTGGAGAGAACCCGGGAAAGCATGATTTACTCTTTGAATTTATGAGATATTAAATGATTCGGTCCTGCCGTTAGGTGCATAAGATTTTTAAAGGAATTTATCTCTTCTGAGGAGAGATGTCAATATAAAAAATGACGAATGAGAAATGGCAAATGACGGATGACGAATGACTGATGATGGATAAAAGAAAAAAGGCTAAAGTCCAAAGGCTATAGGCTAAAGAAAAAAAAGAATAAGGAAAAAAAGAAGGAAGCTCCTTGTGGATGTTATCATCCACAAGAAAAATTGGCGAGGATGATAACATCCTCGCCGAGCCAGCATTGAGACGACCTGTAGGTCATAGATTTCTGTGGCTACAAGCCAGCCCGCCTGTAGGGCGCCAGGCTCCGCTCTCTGACAGCAGTTTCCCAATTTATTGGGCATAGTGGCTCAGACGCTCTCTCTTGGGCATGGGAACAGGCAGTTTTGTAGGGACAACCCCCCGTGGTTGTCCGATATTTGGGCAGGCGCAGGGACCTGCCCCTACGGGATTGTCTGACCTCACACTGACCCTCTCCTACGAAGAAGGAGAAGTGATTTGTAGGGGCGAGGTCTCCTCGCCCATGGACTGGGGAACCCAGCCCCTACATTCAGAATACCTCACCTAGGCTCTCTCTTACAAGGAGAGGGGTAAGTCAAACATTCCTGTCTGACCATGTAGAACAGACAAGGATGTCTGTTCTACCGTTATGTTGTCTTTTTTTCTTGGAAATATTTCAAAACTAATTATATTCACGGTTTATAAGTCAATCCTCCCTTGAACCAGGGAGTATTCAGTTAAGTAATAGGATTTGCAGAGAAAAATAACAGGAGGTCAAAGTGGATTACAGGATCAAGAAACACGCTGAAGTGCTTATGAGGTATTCGCTCAACATTGAAAAGGGAGAGAAACTGCTGATTCAGGGGGAGATGTCATCCCTTCCGCTGATAAAGGAATGTTACCGCCAGGCGCTGGAGTTAGGTGCTTTTCCCCAGGTTAGGATGACCAGCGATGAGCTAAGGGAGATATTGCTGAAAAACGGAAGTAATGAGCAGATACAATACGTGCCTGATGATATGTACAAGCTCATCGAGACCATAGACGCCTACCTTTCTTTCTGGAGCGAGACCAACACCAGGTCGCTTACCAATGTGGCTCCTGAAAAATTGAAATTAGAGGCACAGGGCACCAGCCGTTTCAAAAATATATTATTCGAAAGGGAAGCCAAAGGCGAATTGAGATGGTGCGGGACCCTGTTCCCGACCAGTGCCAGCGCTCAAGAGGCGAACATGTCCCTTTCCGAATATGAGGATTTCGTTTACGGAGCTGGTTACCTGGATACGGATGACCCGATTGCCAGATGGAGACAAATAGAGCAGGAACAGGAAAAAATCTGCAAGATCCTGAATACGAAAAAAGACCTGAGGATTGTTTCCAGAGATACTGATCTGAGAATGTCGGTGCAAGGCAGAAGGTGGGCTAACTGCTGCGGGCACGTAAACTTTCCGGACGGCGAGGTGTTTACCGCACCAGTGGAGGACAGCGTGGAAGGACACGTCAAATTTAGTTTCCCAGGAATATTCGGAGGAAGGGAAATAGAGGGCATCCACTTGAGCTTCGAAAGAGGGAAGGTGACAAAAGCGACTGCCGTCAAAGGCGAGGAGCTTCTGCACCAGCTTCTGGAGACAGATGCCGGGGCGCGGCACGTCGGAGAAATCGCAGTCGGGACCAACCACAGCATCCAGAGGTTCACCCGGAATATGTTGTTTGACGAGAAAATCGGGGGAACCGTGCACCTGGCCATCGGAAGGTCTTTTGCCGAGACTTTAGGGAAAAACCTGTCAGCCATTCACTGGGATATGCTCTGCGATATGAAAGATGGTGGCGAGATCTATACAGACGGCGGGCTGATTTACAAAGCTGGAAGATTCTTGATATAAACTTTTCAAGGATATTTACCGGGATTCTGACCCAGGTTGAGGTGGTCTGGGTATACTAAGAGTTTTTGTAGGGGAGGGGCTTGTTGAGTTCTGCGAAACCCAGCTCTTCGGGTCCCCTCCCGTCTTTCGGGAGCCCACGAGGGGCTCCCCTACAAAATAAAATTCGCTGGCTCGCACATTTATCATGGACATTTTTCCCAGCAAAATTGTTGACAACTCAAAAAAGCATAGTTATATATCATACAGACTGAAACGTATTTTCTGTCACCTGGCAATTATCCGGAGGGCTCGCCTAACGGTATGGCAGTGGACTTGAAATCCACCGTCCGCAAGGACTTGCGGGTTCGAATCCTGCGCCCTCCGCGGGAAATACAGTTTAGAGTTTGTTCGTTTGGGGTTTGGAGACCCCCTCCCGGCCCAAAAGAGCAGTTTGGAGTTTGAAGTTTAGAAAAAAAATGGGTTTTCGTAGGGCAATGCCATCAAGGTCTTGAGACTTTAGCCTTGCTTGAGAGCTCCTAATACTGGTAAACCCACATTGCCCTCAACGTGGGCTACTTATAATAAGCAGATCATCTGTTAAGAATCGAATCGCAAACAAGAAATGGCAAGCCGCGAAAAGCGAGGTTAGGAGTTTGTAAGTTTGAAGTTTAGAGAAAAACTAGTTTTACGAGGCTGGGAGCCCCGCCTACGATAATGATAGTCCTTAATCCCTCGTGGGTCGGGCACCTTGCCCGACCTTACTCTTCCCTTTTTATTAAATCAAATAAAGATAAAGGAGAGCAGACCTTGTCCTTGAAAAGTGGCTGAAGGGTCAGATTGAGCCTTCAGTTGCTGGGCAAAGTCTGCTCTGTGAATTCTCTTTGAACAATCCGCTTCTACTTTTTTGGCTCGGTTTCAACTGCAGACCTGAGGTATTCCAGAATAGCCCGCGCCTGGTCCTGGGTTAATTTCGGGTCAGGCATTACGGTTACAAATTCCTTGACCTCTGCTTTCATATGTTCATTTTTCTGCTGCATCTCCACAGTGTTCAAAAGCAGGTTCATTATGAATTCCGGCGAGTGCTCTTTCATCTCGTCACGCAGAGCTGGACCGACCTTTTTCTGGTCCAGCGTGTGGCAGAGCGCGCACTTGCTCTGGAAAAGCTGGTCACCGGTCTTGACCATATTCTGGTCTATAGCTGCCAGTTTCAGCTCCTTAATCGGGCCAATCCCTTTATCTGACTTCTCCGCGCCAGAGATCTCAGCCGTCTCAGTTGTGTCTTCCTTTGGCTCTTCTGTGGTAACAGCAGGCGGAGTCTGAGCCTGTTCCTGCTTGGGCGTTTGTTTACAGGCTATAATCAAAGTTAGGATAATAAAGGCAAGAATCAATACTTTTTTCATAATACCCTCCTTGAAATTTGTTTCTGTTTATAGTCTTATACATAGAGATCAGAATTCCCCTTCAGGGAATGCCGGAACTGATTTTTTCCACAGCACACCCCTGGTTTGTGATTAAAGCTGAAATTTCGAGACGATGGCAAAGAACGACTATCCTGATGATTCTTCCCTGGATAAAAGTTCTCTCTTGATTTTATATAAACTCTGAGTCTCTATTTGTCAAGGGGAAAAATCCCCAAAAAAAGAGAATCAGAGACCGGTTAAAGTTGTATGTATCTCGTCCCATATTACAGTAGTGAAAGAATAAGGTAATTGAAAGAGTGGCTTGTGGACAAGGTTGGAGTCAAGTCGAGAGGAAAAGGTAGACTTTTTTGCTTGATTTTCTGGGGTGAAAAGCATAATATAGGGCTTGTGAAAATTCCGGACTGATGTAAAGTCCCTGGCAATTAATCTAAAAAGGAGGTAAAACTTAATGGCTTTAGCGGATAAGAAGGCTGACCTGGCAGGTCCAGGTATTGGCAACTATGAAGAACTGGAGAAGATTCTACCCAGCGATTACCGGGCACTACTTCCTCCGATGGAGAGGATGAAGGCTTTATTCACCATCAAGGAGTATATAGAGAAGAACCTGTGCCAGGAGCTGAACCTACAGATGGTGCAGGTTCCCCTGATCGTGGACGTGGAGAGCGGGGTGAACGATATGCTGGACCGGGACGGGTCCCGCACCCCGATACAATTTCATATTTCCAACGATTATGACAAGCATCCGATCGACGCCCAGGTAGTGCAGGCGGCTACCAAGTGGAAGCGCCCGGCTTTGAAGCAGTTCGACTGCAAGGTGGGTGAGGGTATCTGCACTGATATGAAGGCAGTGCGCAAGGACTACTTTCTGGACCATGACCACAGCGCCTATGTTGACCAGTGGGATTGGGAAAGGGTGATGAGTGCTGACCAGCGCAATCTTAATTACCTTAAGGATACTGTTCGAAAGATATGGAAAGTTATCCGGGGAGCTGGAAAGCAGGCGCAGGAGCTTTTCCCGAAGCTGAAAACCAGCCAGTATCCGGATTTCCCGGAGGAGCTTACTTTTCTGCATGCCGAGGAGATCCTGGAGATGTATCCGGATCTGCCGCGCAAGGCAAGGGAGACTACGGTTCTGCAGAAACATCCGGCGATATTCATCATCGGAGTGGGCTGGACTTTAAAGGACGGTTACCCGCACGAGATGAGAGCCGCAGATTATGATGACTGGGTCACGGAAACAAAATCTGACAAGGGCGAGCCGATGCATGGCTTGAACGGTGATATCCTGGTCTGGGACCCGGTAACCAAACGCAGGCACGAGCTAACCTCTATGGGTATAAGGGTGACAAAGGAGACTCTGAAAAAACAGTTAGAGATGACCGGACAGCTTGATTTCCTGAAATTGCCTTATCACCAGGCGATCCTGAACGACCAGATTCCTTTGAGCATCGGCGGCGGCATTGGTCAATCCCGCACCTATATGTATCTCTTGAGAACAGCGCATTTAGGAGAGGTATCAGTCACGGTCTGGCCCAAAATACTTAAGGAGATGTGCCGGAAGAAGAATATCTTTGTTCTGGAGTAAAAAAGATTTGAGCCAGACAGGAATGTCTGACGTACCAATCGAACTGGTAGGGGCATCCCGCCAAGGCGGGACAACGTGCCCCTACAGGACTTTTATTGGCGGTAAACCCACGCTGACCTCAACGTGGGTTTATTTCCGTTAGAAGCTAACTTCAGCCAGATCGCACTATTTAAAAAGGTTTTGAGACTATTTCTACTCTCCTTTTCAAGGAGAGAAATCAAAGGAGAGGTTCTTTATTTGTCAGAGCATAATCGTCGCTCCATTCGATTAAAGGAATATGATTATTCGCAGCCAGGTGCATATTTTGTGACCATATGCGTGCATGGTTTTAAGAACATTTTAGGAAGTATTGCAAATGGCGAAGTGAGGTTGAACAAATACGGACGAGTCATAAGGGATGAATGGTTAAGGACGATGGAGTTGCGTCCCAATGTATTAATGGATGAATATGTAGTGATGCCAAATCATTTTCATGGAATTATAATGATTATCGACGATACGACTGTAGGGGCGACCCGGCGGGTCGCCCCTACAACTACAACGAAACCGACCACATTAAAATCAAATGCAATTGGTTCTATCATCGGTCAAATAAAGTCTGCAAGCACTAAAAGGATTCGCAAAATGGGATTAGAATATTTTCGCTGGCAGCGCAATTACTATGAACACGTTATCCGGAATGAAGATAAATTGCATAAAATACGACAATACATTCATACCAACCCCTTAAAATGGCATCTGGACAGGGAAAATCCAGAAAGGGTGGGCATAAATAAATTAGAAAATGAGATTTTTCAAATGGAAATAGAACAGAAATAAATGACGAATATTTGATGATAGATGACGGACAAAAGAATATATCTTTGGATAAAAATACGTGATGAAAAAAATTAAATACCTGCAACTCCAGTGGGTAGCTCTGTTTTTGCTTGTACTCACGACCTCTTGTGGGGAGAAAAAGCAGATCGAGTCCGCTCGTTCCCTGAATATCACCGTAGACCCACGGATTGAGCTTTTAGCAGTAGTGCAATTTTTGAGCGGCTACGGCGAGCGCACCGGGCTTATCACGCGCTACGACTTTCCTTATAAAGCCGATGTCTCGGAATATTTCTCCGCCTGTAAAAATCATCCTGCGGTGAAGCTGTTTGAGGAGATGAGCGTTTCCGGTTTCAGCTTCGATGCACCGCCTGACGCAATGCTTCATCTATCTGATCCGCCGGAATTGACTTTGCAGGTGCCTTACACCCGAAATCTCAAACGTAGAGCCGGGGGTCAAGAAAGGCTTGAAAAGTTCATTCAGGAGCTAAGGGATTTTGCCCAGAAAACCAATTTCACATCCTTTTTTGAGGCGCATAAAGGGACTTACTCAAAGCTTGTTTCAGATACCTACGGAAAAATGCAAGGAGTGGATTTCATCGCAACCCTGGAAAACTATTATGGTATGAAACAACTGAGATATAATATAATCCTGGCTCCCCTTTTTCATCCGGGTGGATTTGGGCCCAGGATTGATCGGGAAGGGGGATCTAACCCGATTTTCAATTTTATAAAATCT of Candidatus Zixiibacteriota bacterium contains these proteins:
- a CDS encoding YifB family Mg chelatase-like AAA ATPase encodes the protein MLSRVLSSAVLGIEAYVVEVETDLFPQLPSFAMVGLPDNAVKESKERVQSAIKNSGYYFPAKKITINLAPADIKKEGSAFDLPIAIGIIKATGQIQRENFDDYIILGELSLEGTLRPVHGALPMALSAQGSGIKGMILPKQNAKEAAMAEKLNVYPVECLREAIEFLENGNTIEPFKIDIQEVFERSLEYPIDFSDVKGQEHTKRALEVAAAGGHNIILIGPPGSGKTMLARRLPTILPNLTLEEALETTKIHSVAGVLPPNTALIATRPFRSPHHTISDAGLIGGGRIPRPGEVSLAHHGVLFLDEMPEFHKDVLEVLRQPMEDGKVTISRASMALTYPAQVMLAGAMNPCPCGYHGDLAHECTCTPMQIQKYMSRISGPLIDRIDIHIEVPAVKFKDLSGQPTGEQSKVIRGRVNKARKVQLQRFKDEKHIFCNAHMESKEIRKYCVIDDESKELLRMAITKLGLSARAYDRILKVSRTIADLEGAENILPQHISEAIQYRSLDRNLWM
- a CDS encoding aminopeptidase, which encodes MDYRIKKHAEVLMRYSLNIEKGEKLLIQGEMSSLPLIKECYRQALELGAFPQVRMTSDELREILLKNGSNEQIQYVPDDMYKLIETIDAYLSFWSETNTRSLTNVAPEKLKLEAQGTSRFKNILFEREAKGELRWCGTLFPTSASAQEANMSLSEYEDFVYGAGYLDTDDPIARWRQIEQEQEKICKILNTKKDLRIVSRDTDLRMSVQGRRWANCCGHVNFPDGEVFTAPVEDSVEGHVKFSFPGIFGGREIEGIHLSFERGKVTKATAVKGEELLHQLLETDAGARHVGEIAVGTNHSIQRFTRNMLFDEKIGGTVHLAIGRSFAETLGKNLSAIHWDMLCDMKDGGEIYTDGGLIYKAGRFLI
- a CDS encoding cytochrome c, whose translation is MKKVLILAFIILTLIIACKQTPKQEQAQTPPAVTTEEPKEDTTETAEISGAEKSDKGIGPIKELKLAAIDQNMVKTGDQLFQSKCALCHTLDQKKVGPALRDEMKEHSPEFIMNLLLNTVEMQQKNEHMKAEVKEFVTVMPDPKLTQDQARAILEYLRSAVETEPKK
- the asnA gene encoding aspartate--ammonia ligase, yielding MALADKKADLAGPGIGNYEELEKILPSDYRALLPPMERMKALFTIKEYIEKNLCQELNLQMVQVPLIVDVESGVNDMLDRDGSRTPIQFHISNDYDKHPIDAQVVQAATKWKRPALKQFDCKVGEGICTDMKAVRKDYFLDHDHSAYVDQWDWERVMSADQRNLNYLKDTVRKIWKVIRGAGKQAQELFPKLKTSQYPDFPEELTFLHAEEILEMYPDLPRKARETTVLQKHPAIFIIGVGWTLKDGYPHEMRAADYDDWVTETKSDKGEPMHGLNGDILVWDPVTKRRHELTSMGIRVTKETLKKQLEMTGQLDFLKLPYHQAILNDQIPLSIGGGIGQSRTYMYLLRTAHLGEVSVTVWPKILKEMCRKKNIFVLE
- a CDS encoding transposase, with amino-acid sequence MSEHNRRSIRLKEYDYSQPGAYFVTICVHGFKNILGSIANGEVRLNKYGRVIRDEWLRTMELRPNVLMDEYVVMPNHFHGIIMIIDDTTVGATRRVAPTTTTKPTTLKSNAIGSIIGQIKSASTKRIRKMGLEYFRWQRNYYEHVIRNEDKLHKIRQYIHTNPLKWHLDRENPERVGINKLENEIFQMEIEQK